DNA from Mesotoga sp. Brook.08.105.5.1:
AGTTATTCTCTTCGAGAATAAGATAATAGGCTATCGATAGAATCATTCTATAACGGTCGGGAAAACAGGCTTTCAAATCGGCTGCAACTTCGGTGATCTTTCCAACCTGATCGAGAAGATAGCAAGCACCATAGAAATCCCTTCGGATTTTGGTTATTGGTACAGGTCCAGGCTTTCTCAAAATGCCATCCTTCTGTTCAGAATCCTTCCTGTATGACCTGGTTGGTACGATTTCTCCAGTGTCTGGATCCAGCTTGCCGATTAAGGTTCTCTTGGCTCTGGACTGTTGTTTTTCCCTGTCCCAGTAGGCTTCGTTTTTGTAGACATATGTGATTCCTGTTTTCTTGTTCTTCTGATAGACAATCCCCATCTCTTCACCTCGTTACATACATTATAATATATAACGAGGGATAAATCTATAGAAAACAACTCTAACGTAGTCTTTTCAATGCTTCACGAAGATTTTCATCGTTAGACTTTTCGGGAATGAAGGTTCCAGACGAGGCAAGTGAACAACTGAAGTTATGTGGCCTCTCGCTTTGCTTTTTTTTGTTTCCTCCAAAGTGCCGTGGAGAGGTTCGCATCGATTTGATGGAGGCCAGCATTATGTGGAGCTTTCGAAAACAGGCTTATATCGAGGTCCTTAAAGTTCCTTGGCAGTCCTAGTGTTCGTCTGAGCAAATGAACACGCCAAAGGCAGCTTACGGTTTTCGAGGAAGGTTCTGAGCTCAGACTATAGGTTCATGCCGGCTGAATTACTCCGATCGAAGTCAATGGAAGCGGTGCTTTGTGACAGTGACTCTTTTCGGAGATCTTTTCATATGCTAATATTTACAGAGGAGGGAGAAAATGAGAAGGACCTTAATTTTGATTGTCTTGCTTGCCGGAGTGTTTGTATGTGCAAGTTATTCGATTTCCGAATTGGAGAGATTTCACAAAGAAGACCCACAAAACATCGATCTTGCCATCGAGCTGGGAATTGCTTACCACGATGCCGGTCTGGAAGGTGACAAAGATTCCGTCACGAAGGCTATCAGAATCCTCGAAGATGTTCTCAAAAGAAGAGACCTGGGACTGGCCAGAGCTTATCTTGGGTCCTCATTCCTCCTCAGAGCGAGAGATGACTGGAACCCCTTTGGAAAGCTGTTGAATCTGAACCAGGGGATCGATCACCTGGATAGGGCAGTGGAAGGGAATCCTGACGATATCTTAATAAGAGTCATAAGGGCTAACGCTTACGCGAATATACCGGCTTTTTTCGGAAAGCTAGATGTAGCCATTTCTGATTTTGAGATCATAGTTCAGGTTTTAGCTGAGGAAGGCTTGAGTATAGAGATACAGCTGAACGCGAGGCTTAAGCTTGTTCAGCTTTATATGCGCAATGGCATGAACGATAAAGCTGCAACTCATTACGAGTGGTTGAAGGAAAACGCGCCTGATTCTCAAGCAACGATTATGGCCGGTGAGGAGTTGGAAAGATGATTAGGGAAGTAGAAATCGAGAACCTGCCTTCAAGATTTGCGGAGATCTTCTCCGAATGTCTGAGAAGACCGGAGCAGTCTGACGAAGTATTAAAGATGTATCAGGCTCCGGAGAGAAGACTCTTTGCTATGAGGCAGGGAGAAAGCATAGTTGCTGTAGCCGGTTTGAAGCTCCATGAGCTTGAAGAGTCCGAGCTTCTGCATCTTGCTGTCAGGAAAGACAAGCGAAGGAGAGGCTTCGGCCGCACACTCATAAAGACAATTATAGATGCCTTCATGATAGATACTCTTGCGGTGTGGACAGACGAGGATGCCGTCGGTTTTTATGAGAAGATAGGATTCAATATTGTGAATGAAATCCAGACTCTGAATGGACTGGTTCGCTACAAACTCCGATTTTCTCGTGCTAAATCCCGTGGGAGGCTAGAAACGTGAAGATCCTATTCCTAAATAGACTTGACAGATACTGGGAAGGAAAAGTTGAAGAGCTTGCAAAAGCATTTCCCGAACATTCTTTCATCTCGTACTCCAGCAACAGTGATCCGAAATCCCATATTTCCGATGCCGAGGTAATAGTAAAAGGAAATCTTTCGCAAGCCGACCTTGATAAGGCTAGAAATCTCAGAATGGTTGTGGTCCCTTGGACCGGCGTTGATGGTCTGCCTCTTGAGCGGTTAAGAGAACGTGGCGTCATTGTTTCAAACACCCATGAGAATGCGGAGGTCGTTGCTGAAAGAGCCGTAGCTCTGGCCTTAGCAGTTACGGGAAGAGTGGTCGAACTTCATAACGATCTTGCTCAGGGAGTGTGGTTGGGTCGGCCATCCAATAAGGAGGCGACCTGGTACTCGATCATCGGTAAGCGGTGTTCTATTCTCGGCCTAGGCAGAATTGGGCAGGCGATAGCAAAACTGATCAGCGGCTTTGAATGCGAAATAACGGGATTCAAGAGAACGCCTGGCAGCGGGTTCCCTTACGTGAAGAGAATAACAGACGATATTTACGATGCCGTTCGGGCCGGAGATCTTGTATTCGTTGCTCTTCCGCTGACGAAAAAGACGGCGGGGATCATCGGTTCCGATCTGCTAAGTCAGATGAAGGACAAGTACCTGGTCAATGTGAGCAGGGGAAGAGTAATTGAGGAGCGGGCTCTGTATGATGCTCTGAAAAGCGGAACTCTCGCCGGCGCGGCAATAGATGTCTGGTACGAGTATCCCTCAAGTGATCGGCCCGTAACACTTCCATCGAGATATCCAATTCATAGATTTTCCAATGTCGTCATGTCACCGCACGTCGGAAGCTGGTCGGTGGAGAGTATGCAGTCAATGGTAAATGGCGCGTTAAAGAACATCGAGAGTTTTCTTCTTAAGGGAAAGCCGGAGGAAGAGATCGATCTTGACGAATTGTATTAGCCGCTTGAAGAAGTGAAGTCGCGGTCTCTTCAAAGAGCACGTTGTGGCTGAAGAGAAATCCTGTGTTAAAATCTGGTTGAGAAAGTTTTTCGATGAGGGGTGTCCATAAGTGCCTTTGATGAGAGGTCCCAGCTTTGGTCTTTCCAAAAGATTGGTTGGCTTTGCTGCTAAACTATCCCGACTTGCCGTCGTTGTTATTTCTGTCGTTCTGATTCTTCTTCTGGGTGTTCTGCTTTCATTTGCCGAGATAGCCAGGGGAAGGAGGGAGTTTTCGGACAGGCTTTTGAGACAGGCCAGATTTGTCCACAGCGGTCTCAGTTTGGACGAACTTTCGAGGCTTTCAGGAAGCATAGATGATCTGGACAGGCCTGAATACTGGAGACTCAAGAGCCAACTCGAGCAAACTAATGCCCTATTTCCTCAATACCGCTTCATCTACCTGTTGGGACAGAAGGAATCTGGAGAGCTGTTCTTTTTCATTGATTCCGAGCCGCCCGGTTCAGATGACGAATCTCTTCCGGGAGACATATACGCCGATGCTACTGAGTACGATTTTGAAGTCTTCCGGGAGAAGAAGGCCAGAGTGCTGCCAGTAATTACTGACAGCTGGGGAACATGGGTATCGGTAATGGTTCCCGTAATTGATGAAAATTCAGGCAGACTCCTTGCCGTACTCGGCATAGACGTTGAAGCCAACGACTTCCGGAAAGGGATTTTATCATATGCGATTAAGCCCGTAGTTTTCTCTCTGGTTCTGATATTGATGGCGATACTTTCGGGATTCTTCATCATCCGCAGAGACAAGCTGCCACAAGAGAAGAAGGAAAAGAGAGTTCAGAGGTACCTTGAGGCTATCGCCTTTGCCGCATTTGGAGTCGCTGTTACCATCATGGTCTCATCTCTAGTTCATGACAGACAGGAGGCAGCGCGAAATGACGCCTTTGCAGATCTGGCCGCGACTCATGTAACTTCGCTTTCCAGAGCGATGAAGAATATTGAAGACTTTCAGGTCGAGGCTCTTGCCAGGTTCTTTGAGTCAAGCAGCTTTGTTTACAGGCAGGAGTTCTTGAACTACGTAGGTTCACTCTCGAAAAACAACGAACTGATTTCATGGTTCTGGATTGAGAGGGTTTCGCCGGGCGAGTTAGAGTCGTTCGAAGAAAGTATCAGAAGTGAAGGCTTTCCGGACTTCTTCGTCTGGGAACCCGGCAAATCTGGCGCAAAGGAAAGAGTTCTGGATCGCGAGTCATATTACCCGATACAGTACATTGAGCCTCTAGAGAGCAACAGAAATCTGCTGGGGTTAGACCTGGGATCTCTCGAGTCGGTCGGGGAAGCTATTGAAAAGGCAGCTGCTTTTAGACTGATGTGGGCAAGCGATCCTGTCGTCGTTCCGACGGACGAAGAGAAAGCCCTCCACTTCTTTGTCTTCAGACCGATTGTCGAGGAGAGACCGCAGGGTCAAACTGGATTCGTAGGGGCTATCTTTCATTCACAAGCGTTTCACAGTGACGTTCCGATTCTCCCCAGTAATGGAGATCCAACAGTTATTTTTGGGCTTTATCAGATCGACTCGGACGGAAATCCAGTACTGTTGTTTTCCTCGGCGCAGGAATCTGGTTTACATGTACATGAGTCTGCGGAGACTTCCATATGGCACTATCCGGAAAATGAACAAAACATCGCCCTTCCGGTAATGCTGTTCGGGCGGCTTTTCGTTATTGTTGCCCATCCAGGGCCGGATTTCAGCGTCGTGTACCCCATGAACTACTGGATCTTCATCCTCGCGATCGGACTGACTGTAACTCTGTCGCTTGCGGTTCTGATCGGGTCACTGGGTAATAGAAGCTTCCATCTTGAAAGAGAAGTCGGAAAACGTACCGAAGAGCTAAGAGAGAGTCTGGAGACTGTTTCAAAAACGATGGAGGCATCGGTGAACGTTCTCGCTTCGGTCGTAGATCTCAGGGACCCTTATACCTCAGGTCATCAAAGGAGAGTCGCAGAGCTTTCTGTTGCAATCGGCAAAAAGCTGGGATTCGAAGAGAACAGGCTTACGGGACTGAGGCTTTCGGCGATGATTCATGATGTGGGAAAGATACAGGTTCCCGCGGAGATACTCAACACACCAAGAAAGCTGACCAATCTCGAGTTCGATTTGATCAAACTTCACCCGACGGCGGGATGTGAGCTTTTCAAAGATATCGAATTCCCCTGGCCGGTGGCAGACGCAATCTTGCAGCATCACGAGAGACTTGACGGAAGCGGTTATCCCGAAGGAATCTCGGGGGATCAGATTATTCTCGAGGCTAGAATAATAGCCGTTGCCGATGTTGTGGAAGCGATGGCGTCTCACAGACCGTATAGGTCTTCACTCGGTCTTCAGGCGGCGCTTGATGAGATCAGAAGCGGTAAGGGAAAGCTCTATGATGCAAGAGTCGTAGATGCCTGTCTCGAGCTGTTCGATGAAGGGTTTAACTTCACTGGATGATTTCAACTCCGCATTGTCGACTTTTCAAGCCTGTGTGTTAATATATGAGAGCTTGGCACTTATGAGATACTCGACTCTTAAATAATCACAAGCTTCTTCAGGAGAAAAAGATGGTAGATCTAGCTATCGCGCTCAGAGTGATAAGAATAAGACACTGGATAAAGAACCTGTTTGTTTTTGCTCCGCTGATATTCTCTTCGAGTCTTGCTGACCCAAACTCTCTTCTGAGAGCTACGCTGATCTTCGTTGCATTTTGCCTCGTTTCAAGCAGCGTCTATATTTTCAACGACATCAAAGACCGTGAAAGCGACATGCATCATGCCAGAAAGAAGAATAGGCCGATTGCTTCCGGTGAGATCAGTGTGAGAGATGCAGCAATAGTCGCAGCAGTAATGAGTGTCGTTGCGGTCCTGATTGCTCTCTTTCTTCCATACCTTGCTCTTGTTTTCTTACTTCTCTATGTTGTTGAGAATATCTTTTATACTCTGAAGGGCAAGGAGATCGTATTGATTGACGCCTTCTGCATATCTGCGGGATTCGTGATAAGAGTAATGGCAGGGGCTTACGCTATCGATGCAACTCCTACAGGATGGATAGTGGTTACAACCTTCTTTCTCTCGCTCTTTTTGGGTTTTGGAAAGAGGAGAAACGAGCTGCTTTCACTTAAAGAAGAAAGCAACAATCACCGAAAGGTTTTGAGCGTTTACGACGACAGATATCTAGACTACCTTATGGTTGCTACGGCCTCTGTTACTATAATCGCCTACACTCTCTACTGTCTTGATCCGGCGACGATTGTGAAATTTAGTACTGATAAGCTTGTCTACACTGTGCCTTTCGTAACCTATGGGATGTTTAGATACCTCCTTCTCCTTTTCAAGAATGGAGAGGGCGACCCGACGGAAGTCGTAACAAGAGACAGAGGAATAGCGGTTACCGTTGTTTTGTGGTTAGTATCTGTTATGATGGCAATCTATCTGCCAATCTGGTTGTAAAGAGGGACGAATTATGAGTTTTACTGAGGCCATGATACTTGTCGTTGCAATAGTCTTCAACGCCGGAGCAAATGTCCTGTTGAAATACGGGATGCAAAATGCGCCTGACATAAACACCGTTGGACTTAAGGGGATGCTTATAAATTCAATCACAAACATCAGCGTCTGGCTGGGACTTTTCTCATTCGGAGTTGCCTTCATTTTCTACAGCGTAGTTCTGACGAAGATGAAACTGGGAGTTGCCTATCCGATAATGACGAGCGCCGGGTTCGCGATCGTTACCGTTGCGGCGGTTTTCCTGTTTGACGAAAGACTCAGCGCAATGAAGCTCATGGGAATAGCCGTCATTGCGGTAGGGATTTGGTTGGTTGCGATAGCGAAATAGCGGAGGTAGAAGATGAAAAAGACGAAAGTTGCGATTTTAAAGACTAGACCGGAGACTGTCCTGAATGACTATAGAAGGCTTGCAAAACTTGCCGGTATGAAAGAGGCTTTGGACGTAAGTGCCACGACAATCTTGAAGGACAACATTTCCTGGCATCTTCCAATGCCGGGCGCCAATAGCACGCCGTGGCAGCTAGAAGGCGTAGTGCTCGCACTGAAGGATGAAGGCATGAACGACATCGTTTCGGTAGAGAATAAGACTGTGGTTACGAGGCCGAAGTACGGAGAGAAACAGAACAAGTATGACATCGTCTACGAAAAATACAATATCCCCGTCCTGTACAACTTCGAACCGAAAGACATGTCATGGATTGAATATACGCCAAAAAGCAAACTGACGGTTCTGCCTAAGATCTTTCCCGAGGGAGTGAAGCTTCCTGACTACTTCTTCGGCAAAAACATAATTCAGCTTCCGACGATGAAGTGCCACATCTATACGACGACCACAGGCGCGATGAAAAACGCATTCGGCGGTCTCTTGAACGTGAAGAGGCATTACACTCATTCATGGATACATGAAACTTTGGTTGACTTGCTGAAGATACAGAAGGAGATACACACAGGGTTGTTTGCCTTCATGGATGGAACGACTGCGGGAAACGGACCCGGTCCCAGAACACTGATCCCGGTGAAGGCAGACTACATACTCGCCAGTGAAGACCAGGTCGCTATTGACGCGGTTGCGGCGAAGATGATGGGCTTCAATCCGATGGACTTGAAATACATAAGGCTGGCCGATGAAGAGGGCCTTGGGAACGGCAGGCCTGAGAACATAGAGTTGGTCGGGGACGATGTGTCTGGAGTGAACCTGCAATTCCACGTGGGAGACAACTTTGCCAGCAGAGTCGGTGATCTGCTCTGGTTCAGCCCATTGAAGGTCTTTCAGAAACTCTTCTTCCACACGCCTCTTGTAAAAGTCTTCGTGGCCGCTTCGGATACCTATCACGATAAGCACTGGTGGAAGAAGCACGGTGTTCGGGTTTTCGAGGAGTGGAAGAAAGAGAGCCCCTGGGGCCGTCTGTGGGAGAGCTATTGATAGAGAATTCACTATGGGAATGAAAGCTTGAGTGGGGGAATCATGGCCGATTATCACTTGAAATTCGCCCTGAGTTCGAAAGCAAGACGAGGCGCAGTGGTTTTTCTGTTTGTCTTTGTTCTGTCATACGTTTTCACCTCTGTCAGTGTCTGGACGACAGACAGCAGATTCATAACGGTGTCGAGATTCATCAGGGTATACGGTCACGAAAATCTAATCAGGGGAACGGGTTACGCTCCGGAGCAATATCGCTTTGGTGGATTTTATCTTGTGGAATACTTCTTCAAATACATTCCTCTGAAATGGTATGACGTATATAACAGCAGTCTCTCCGATTTGCTTACGAGCGAAGAGACCTGGACAGAAGAGATGCAGAAAACCGTGGACAAATTCTTCCCCCAGGATGACAGGGAAGAGATGATTGGCGAGATTCAGAGGGTGATTGACGAGACTCTAGAATCCTTCTTCCCGGGCAATGCTTTTGTTCAAAATCTTCTGCGGGGTATGATAGACGGTCTGCAATGGCAGAGCTATTTGACGAATGTCGAAGAGACCCTGCTCACTCTCGGAGAGATGATACCGGAAAATATCAGGAATCATTTGCTTGAGGACAGCGAAGAAACAAGACTCGTGAACGGATATTTCACGTCGAGATTCTTCCTCTTCATGATCCTTCTGACGATCATCTACTTCCTGTGCAGAGAGTTCCTGAACCCCGGCCAAGCGCTCTTTGGGGTTGTTCTCTTCACTGCTCTTACGCCGTTTGCTCTTCAGGACTTTTTGCAGGCGGAGACTCTGCTTTCACTGTTGCTGTTTACAGCGATGATTCTAATAACAAAGAGAGACGGCAGCAGGCTCATTCTAATTCTGATAACAGTATTGTGCTGTACCGCAAGAACGGATCATGCGCTGTTTGGCGCTCTAATATACGCTTCGTTAAGAGGAATAGATTCGTTAAGAAGGAGGGAGTGGTCGAAGGCTGTCTACGCCGCTCTGCTTCTCTTCATCCCGCTTGTTGCGACAATTCTGATTAGCGGGCTTCTCTTTCCCGAGGCAGAGTACTATGTGGATGTCTTTCAGCTTGAGTTCAATTTGACGCATGTTTGGAACCTGGTTTTTCCTCTTGTCTTTCTTTTGCTGCCTTTTGCTTTCATCTATCAGATCAAAGAGTTGACGTTCTACAGGAGAACGTGGTTCTGGATGCCACTGTTTATCGGAATGAACTTTGTTGTTGGAAAGACTGCGGAAGTGAGGCTTTTTCTTCCGGTGATAATCTACTCCATTCCTCTTATAGTTAGGGGTGCAATGCTGGCAATCGGCGTTGATTCGGTTGGCTCTTCGGATTCTAGAGAGTCTTAGGGATCTGGACAACAACGCGCTTGATTAATGGAACTCTTGATACAGGTTTGAGCAGATAACTGAGAAGGACAAGCAATGTTTCTTACGATCGATGACATGATCTTGACATTGGCGATCTCCTTTTGGAAACGCCGTCGGGGGGGATTAAGTGTGAAAGACAAGAAAACCATACAGCGAGGGATTTTTCTGTTAATCATCTTCTCGTTACTCTCCTACATTTTCACATCAATGACCGTCTGGACAACTGACGGGAAGTATTTGCTCGTATCCAGATACTTAAGAATTAACCAGCATGACAGAGTGGTTTCCGGAGAGAATTTCGCGCCTGATCAGTATAGATTTGGCAGCTACTACCTTGTCGAGAATTTCTTCAAATACTTTCCGATCAAGTGGCTGGATGAAAACAGCGAAGAGCTTTCGAGTATGTTGTTGTCGGCCGATTATTGGACGTCTGAAAAGAAGAGCATGGTTGATGCCTATTTTCCACTGGATGAAAGGGAGAGCCTTGTCTCTGACGCTGAAAAGGCTATTGCCGAGTTCGTTGACTCCGTTGCAGGGAACAGCATTCTCCTGAGCAATGCACTCAAAGCAATGGTTGCCGGGCTGAAGTGGCAGGAGTACATTACCGATCCTGCAACCGCGGCGCTTCTAATTGGAGAGAGACTGCCTGAAGACGTCAAAGCTGCACTAGATCCGTCTAGCGAAGCGAATCGTATTCTTAATGGGCACATCACGGCGAGATTCTTTTTCAACCTGTTAACGTTGCTGCTTCTTTATGCGTTCTGCCGAATCTTCTCTTCACCTGTAGCATCGTTACTGTCTGTGGTATCATTTCAGGCCATAATGCCGCTCACTACGATGTACTTTGGATGGGAGACTTTTCACGGCCTTGCTCTTTTTGTAGGCGGGTTGCTCGTAATTGCCAGAAAAGGCAGATTCTTTCATTTGTGTTTGTTGATTATGCTGGGTTCTCTTTTCAGAGCTGACCATATGGTATTCCTCCCCTTGATATATCTTCTGTACAATTTCAGAGGCGACATCTCAGGCAAGATTAAATTGAGGCTTATGTTGAAAAGCTTCATTGCCGGCTCGATTCCTGTACTGCTTATGTATATATTCAGCACTGTTCTCTTTCCTGATGCCAAATACTCGGTCGATCTGATACAGCTTGGCTATAACATTGGTTACTTCTGGTCATGGATCTATCCTCTTGTATTTCTCTTCATTCCACTGCTATTCGTGAGAGAGATAAGAGATATCGATTTCTTCAAGAGAACGTGGTTCTGGGTACTCCCGTTTGTCGCTATGAATTTCGTGGTGGCAAGAACCGCTGAAGTTAGGCTATTCACACCAGTACTGGCGTTCATGACCCCTCTTGTAGGTGTTGGGTTGCTCAGACTTCTTGCTTCTGAGACCAGAGGTTCCGTTGAAACCGAATGAGGTATTCAGTCTTGGCCGGGACGATCTCCGCGGGTACTTCGCTTGGCTGCCGTAAAGGCTTTGTGTTTCAATTGCTTTTCGGAGAGTGAATTCCTATTCAGTCATGGCATAATTCATATATGAACAAAAGGAGGTTTGTCTGGATGAAACGACTTCTGCTTTGCCTCATGATAGTGGTTTCGGTTTTGCTTTCTGCGAATAGCGGTCTTTTCCTTGGTTTCTTTCCCTCCCTTTCTCTCAACAACTTTGCTGTGCACGACAGGGACTACAAACCTACCTTTGAAGATCTGCGGAACAACTTTTCTTATCCTCCGTTTGCCCTTGCGGGCATTGAGTTTTCCGGTGATTCATATCGCGCGCTATTCAGGCTTGATTTCAGGCAAGATATAACCTCGTTTCTTCGCGGCAGGAGTTGGTCGAATTTCCCCATCAGATACAATTCGAATACCCTGTATATAGATACCGATCTGCCTAGAGTTGGTTTCGCCGAGTTTCAAAACGATCTCTTGAGGTTTTCTGCCGGCAAGAGAAGCCTTCATATTGGTCCCGCTGCGTACAACTTCGTACTCTCCGATGCGGTGCCCTTTTTCGAGCACATTTGGATTGACTTCTCATCGGACGTACTGTCAGGGAAATACTTCTACAGCTTCTTCGTAATCTCTTCGGATCGTTCGATATTCGACAGTCCCCGGACTCTTATCGGCCACAGCATAGGGTATCATGGTGAGTCTACAAGAGTCGGTTTTGTCGAAACGAACCTCATCAGCAACACCTATCCAGACCTTAGGGACATGAGCCCTTTCGTCATATTCCACAACAACTATGCCAAGAACTCAAACGTTAATGCAGGGTTATTCTTCGAGAAGGGCATTGGAGATCTAGGCTTGTACGGAATGCTCTACACAGACGACATCCTTATTCCGGGAGATAGAACCAGCAATCCGACTTCTTTAGGCTGGTTTCTTGGCGGAGAGTATGGCATAACCGGTGGAGAAAACTATAAGGGACCTTTGCTATGGGACAATCAATATGCTCTCAGAGAACAGACTCTCTTTGAAGAGTCTGGGGGTATGAAGATAAGGTATGAGCACTACCATAGCACGCCTTATTTGTACAATAGGAGCTTCGAGGAAGGAAAGCACATCAACCCAATCCGTTTCAACGCTGATGATATTGAGGGCGGGGGTTATCTTGTGATTAATGGGTTCTTCGGTTTCCCATACGGACCTGACGTATCTCTGGACCTTATAGCTGTGACTTTCGAAACTCGCAGAGTGCTCTCAGAGCTTCGTCTTGAGTACATAAGACAAGGTTCTTACCGAATCGACGATTATTACGGCGAACCATTTGAATTTGATTGGTATAGACTTGCCGAACCGATTACCAGAAGCGCCAAAGTAAGTCTTGACTTTCATTACAGCCCGGATGAGAATCAGGAGATATTCCTCTCTGCGTCGGCTCTAATAGGTAACAAGACTGAGTTTTGCTTCAAGATCGGCTACGGAAGAGTTTTTCGCTTCATTAGATTCTAGTTAATTCGGAGAGGCTCATTCGCTGCAAGAAGCAACTGAGAGCTTCTCGTTGTCTTTTGCAAACCAGTGTTCTTCGAAGATCCTCAGGTCGTCACATAGAGAAGATCTGAAGGCTTCGTCACAGGAGCCAAAGAAATCGATGGGGCTTACCGAGATGAACCCTTTGTCGACATTTACAAAGTCTAGGTCTTCATCGTGAGAATCGTGGAGGATCTCCTTCCGCATCCAGAACTCCTCCTCACCCCATTCATTTACTTTTTTCTCAAACCAGCGTCTCTTTATGAGACCACCAGGTCTTGTGCAACTGATTCCCCGGATCTTGTCTCTAGGTATCGCAGGCACGTTAACGTTAAGAACGGTATGCTTCGGAAGCTTCTTCCAGTCATACTCTCTTACGAAACTTTCAGAGAAGTCCACAGCTGCCAGAAAATCTGGATTCTCCTCGCTAACCACGGAGATTGCCATGGCAGGTATCCCATGTACCCTGGCTTCCAGTGCTGCAGATAATGTTCCCGAGTACCTGATGTCAACCCCGAGGTTCTGGCCATGGTTTATGCCGCTTAGCACAAGATCAAACCTGTCAATGCCGGTGATCGTAGCAGCAGCAACCACACAGTCTGCTGGAGTTCCGCTCGTGCAGAAGGAGGAGACGTTCTCAATTGTTTCCCTCTCTCTTATCCGTACCGGCGTCAACCATGTAATTGAGTGACTTACGCCGCTCCGGTTGCTTTCGGGAGCAACTATTGTCACTTCGTGAGACCTTGAGAGTCTCTTCGCGAGTGACCTTATTCCAGTCGCCTGGATTCCATCATCGTTAGTCAAAAGTATTTTCAAAAGAATTCACCACCATCTATATTGTATCGTAAATGAAGGATTCTTTCCTGAAAGCCGCGAGTGAAGCTCAGTCATATTCTATTCCCTGATCACGTAGATTCGAGCTGTAAATGAGCTTCAGTGAGCTTCTGAAGAAAAGAAGGAGAGGAATAACTCCTATTACCGAGGCCGCTCCGAATAAATTCCAGGAGGTGTAGAAGCTCCTTACTTCACCCACGTAACTGTAAATCTTGAGAGAGAAAGGCATGAGTTCCTGACTGTTTA
Protein-coding regions in this window:
- a CDS encoding GNAT family N-acetyltransferase; this translates as MIREVEIENLPSRFAEIFSECLRRPEQSDEVLKMYQAPERRLFAMRQGESIVAVAGLKLHELEESELLHLAVRKDKRRRGFGRTLIKTIIDAFMIDTLAVWTDEDAVGFYEKIGFNIVNEIQTLNGLVRYKLRFSRAKSRGRLET
- a CDS encoding 2-hydroxyacid dehydrogenase: MKILFLNRLDRYWEGKVEELAKAFPEHSFISYSSNSDPKSHISDAEVIVKGNLSQADLDKARNLRMVVVPWTGVDGLPLERLRERGVIVSNTHENAEVVAERAVALALAVTGRVVELHNDLAQGVWLGRPSNKEATWYSIIGKRCSILGLGRIGQAIAKLISGFECEITGFKRTPGSGFPYVKRITDDIYDAVRAGDLVFVALPLTKKTAGIIGSDLLSQMKDKYLVNVSRGRVIEERALYDALKSGTLAGAAIDVWYEYPSSDRPVTLPSRYPIHRFSNVVMSPHVGSWSVESMQSMVNGALKNIESFLLKGKPEEEIDLDELY
- a CDS encoding HD domain-containing phosphohydrolase — translated: MRGPSFGLSKRLVGFAAKLSRLAVVVISVVLILLLGVLLSFAEIARGRREFSDRLLRQARFVHSGLSLDELSRLSGSIDDLDRPEYWRLKSQLEQTNALFPQYRFIYLLGQKESGELFFFIDSEPPGSDDESLPGDIYADATEYDFEVFREKKARVLPVITDSWGTWVSVMVPVIDENSGRLLAVLGIDVEANDFRKGILSYAIKPVVFSLVLILMAILSGFFIIRRDKLPQEKKEKRVQRYLEAIAFAAFGVAVTIMVSSLVHDRQEAARNDAFADLAATHVTSLSRAMKNIEDFQVEALARFFESSSFVYRQEFLNYVGSLSKNNELISWFWIERVSPGELESFEESIRSEGFPDFFVWEPGKSGAKERVLDRESYYPIQYIEPLESNRNLLGLDLGSLESVGEAIEKAAAFRLMWASDPVVVPTDEEKALHFFVFRPIVEERPQGQTGFVGAIFHSQAFHSDVPILPSNGDPTVIFGLYQIDSDGNPVLLFSSAQESGLHVHESAETSIWHYPENEQNIALPVMLFGRLFVIVAHPGPDFSVVYPMNYWIFILAIGLTVTLSLAVLIGSLGNRSFHLEREVGKRTEELRESLETVSKTMEASVNVLASVVDLRDPYTSGHQRRVAELSVAIGKKLGFEENRLTGLRLSAMIHDVGKIQVPAEILNTPRKLTNLEFDLIKLHPTAGCELFKDIEFPWPVADAILQHHERLDGSGYPEGISGDQIILEARIIAVADVVEAMASHRPYRSSLGLQAALDEIRSGKGKLYDARVVDACLELFDEGFNFTG
- a CDS encoding decaprenyl-phosphate phosphoribosyltransferase, with amino-acid sequence MVDLAIALRVIRIRHWIKNLFVFAPLIFSSSLADPNSLLRATLIFVAFCLVSSSVYIFNDIKDRESDMHHARKKNRPIASGEISVRDAAIVAAVMSVVAVLIALFLPYLALVFLLLYVVENIFYTLKGKEIVLIDAFCISAGFVIRVMAGAYAIDATPTGWIVVTTFFLSLFLGFGKRRNELLSLKEESNNHRKVLSVYDDRYLDYLMVATASVTIIAYTLYCLDPATIVKFSTDKLVYTVPFVTYGMFRYLLLLFKNGEGDPTEVVTRDRGIAVTVVLWLVSVMMAIYLPIWL
- a CDS encoding SMR family transporter, yielding MSFTEAMILVVAIVFNAGANVLLKYGMQNAPDINTVGLKGMLINSITNISVWLGLFSFGVAFIFYSVVLTKMKLGVAYPIMTSAGFAIVTVAAVFLFDERLSAMKLMGIAVIAVGIWLVAIAK
- a CDS encoding DUF362 domain-containing protein; this translates as MKKTKVAILKTRPETVLNDYRRLAKLAGMKEALDVSATTILKDNISWHLPMPGANSTPWQLEGVVLALKDEGMNDIVSVENKTVVTRPKYGEKQNKYDIVYEKYNIPVLYNFEPKDMSWIEYTPKSKLTVLPKIFPEGVKLPDYFFGKNIIQLPTMKCHIYTTTTGAMKNAFGGLLNVKRHYTHSWIHETLVDLLKIQKEIHTGLFAFMDGTTAGNGPGPRTLIPVKADYILASEDQVAIDAVAAKMMGFNPMDLKYIRLADEEGLGNGRPENIELVGDDVSGVNLQFHVGDNFASRVGDLLWFSPLKVFQKLFFHTPLVKVFVAASDTYHDKHWWKKHGVRVFEEWKKESPWGRLWESY
- the surE gene encoding 5'/3'-nucleotidase SurE, coding for MKILLTNDDGIQATGIRSLAKRLSRSHEVTIVAPESNRSGVSHSITWLTPVRIRERETIENVSSFCTSGTPADCVVAAATITGIDRFDLVLSGINHGQNLGVDIRYSGTLSAALEARVHGIPAMAISVVSEENPDFLAAVDFSESFVREYDWKKLPKHTVLNVNVPAIPRDKIRGISCTRPGGLIKRRWFEKKVNEWGEEEFWMRKEILHDSHDEDLDFVNVDKGFISVSPIDFFGSCDEAFRSSLCDDLRIFEEHWFAKDNEKLSVASCSE